The window AGACTTAAATAGTGATTTAAAAGTTACTTAttaataaagttaataaatatttcagaTAAGTTATATGGTGACTAAAAGAATGAAGGTGAAAGTTGGATAAAATATATctctaatataaataaatgtatcatctcatatttcattttgtatcagtaaaacatcaattaaaaaatcatatgtaaAATCTAATATGACGTGTGCAATCACATATGGTTTTATGTActagcttttttaaaaaaaaaaaaaaaaaagaagcaaacctATGGAAGTAAAGTCTttttcaacttaatttttatcCCGGGTAAACCATTATTTCCACtcttaaaagtgtaaaaaaaatatttgttaatccttgaaacaaagaaaattcaaaataaatctcTCACAATGTCAAATAAGCCCCTAaacaaagaaaattcaaaataaatcacttaaatcacatgattttttgaattttaatctaaaggaattaacaaattatacttttaaagactttttaattttttttactaatataaaCGTTTTACACCTTCAAGGACCCAAATAATAGTTTACCCTTCTACCCATAATGATCAATTTGCAGATTGCTCCAtacaattgaaaacaaaaataatgttcGCATGAGTTTGACACATCAATATATATCATGGTGCATGAAGCTCAGCTCCCAAGGAAAGAATTGATATCAAATATATAACTTTTGAATTGTGATCCACGTGTTACTTTTTGtcaatcatattcaaacttggcCTAAACTGTATACAAAAGGATTACTTCCCTTTTATGATAACTGAATGAAAGTGACATCTTGGAGAGGAGAAAACTCACCATGAGTGTACAAGAAATACTAAGTATTAGAAAAATACTGAAAAACGAGAATCACGTTTTAAGATTTGAGGTGTATTCATGCATACAACTTAATACCAGGCACAACTGAAGACTTTGAGAGGGTAACgccatttctttttttctttttttcagacGGGAAGACTGTGAGAAATGAGAATCATTTCAATCCTTATCgataatgcaaaaaaaaaacaattaaaagatgAGTTGCATTAAAGACataatatgaaataataaaaattatcaagtagtatatgtattaataatttaatgtatGTAAAGTGTCCTGCCTTCAAAACCACGTTCGTAGAATGATAATAAGCCTCGTGAAAATATATCAAGAgacattatttataattttttttaaaaaaaatactaaaataagaaaatgaggttttttttaaaaatcataaaataacaaaaccataaatagttttttaaactATCTTTCTAAGTTTTTccctatgaattttttttaatatttatattatatgctaagttaactttttttaatagtattaaGGGGATGCACTGGATTATGATTTCAAAAGAttatttttgcataaaaaaatcttaaagatttaaaagattttgtaaaaatataatgacttttaagattttttttaaaatacttttataattaggattttgtatttaagatttaaatgaatttataaaatatgaattcataagatttgaaaagatattatgagtttttaaaattttaaaggaatttatgaatttttaaaaaaatatttaaaattattgataaaaacccatgaattttattcatttaacaCTTAAAATAAACTCATCTTATACAAAGAACTATAAACTTGTtagataaaaaatcaatttcccatattatatttataagcaCAATAAGTTGATTCTTTCTGCACCAGTATAAATCAtgttaattgtataaaaaaaatgtctgcCAACACTATGAATACTTGTAGTCATTCTCACGATAACAATcccatcaaataaaaaacatgtacaacaattgtttcaaatttcatttatttatttatccgcTTATATATGAGTCAATTTCtcatatttattaaaactatatatttctcatgtaaatatatcatatatattcacatttattaaaattatatagacACGTACTCAAGATGTCCCTCAAACTCAAAGAATTGGAAAAAATATCTCTTATCACCCGATTCAAGTTATGTTGATCGTTAgtcaaaagagtaaaaaaaattatgaatgtttaTCGCTTTTAACAAAGAGGCAAATGATTATGtctaatgaaaaaagaaaagcatgtCAATttgtaggaaaagaaaaaaaaaagtttcatgaaatttcaaagatttTGGTGTGATTGTTTAATgtgtattttcttataaaatgtctcatgaaattcattaaaattcatcttaagaaaaaatttattaaaatttatatacttttgaatATGATAAGACTTTTTTAAGttgtaaaaaatcttaattgaacACCAGCAGActttattaaatttcttaaaaaatcctAATAATCTTGATTAAAtacctcaatatttttttaaaaatattttaaaattctttaaaatcttaattaaatacacCATTTACTAAATGTCAATCCACATGAAAGGCTTGGCTCGAGTGTCAGAGTTATATAGAAATCTTGGCTCAAGTGTGTTATATAGAGACATTGAATCTAGTTTCcaagttgacaaaaaaaaatgttaaattggaTATTCTATGGTACTTATTAATTAGTGTTTTGAATATGATACTTCAAATAGAAAAGGTATTTGTATTCGATAGATATAAATTAAATGACACAAATATTCTAAATAAAACCAAATTGTATAACAAATAAggatcattttattttctagttctttttctttcttttcacttttatttctttgtCCAAAGCAAATGATGTGTTAAGGTTTAAAGTTTAGAGGAAAGAGAACAATAGGGAACccatttgtttctttgttttctcttttaattaaacactttgtaaattaaatttatttataaaatgtatGTATTAAAAAGTATGTTTCATTTAAGATCGTtgatgtatattatattttttaacttctgtaaaaaaaaattgactgagGAATATGTTTATACTTTACACATTTTATatcaatctaaaaataaaaattatttttatgcttttacaatttaaaaatatagtttctaGATCaatatcaaaaaaaaattaaaaaaaaaaattgaaacaaatactTGCTTAATTTAAAGtatgttataattttaataataaatactgTCGTTCAAttttagagataaaaaatattattatattgaatggtgtttttataataatctaTAATCAATTAATGATTGACTGATTTTTAGGCAGTAACGTGGCAGAACAGAGGGCGACATGGTATCACTGTCAGTTTTTTGAATGAAGACGCAGAAgcaatataaaaagttaaagagGAGAGGATAAGACTGGCACACTGAAATCCTAAACTGGAAACCGGTAACCATTACAACTTTGGCGGAGTGGCTGCGCCGCTGTTATTACCACATTCCAATACTACCTGCTACCCGGGTCAGCTCCCCTTCTTTTCACTTCCCGTATATATAAGCTTATATAAACCCCGTTGATTCTAATCCAAACTCAACCCGACCCGAATTCTTTgtttaaaaagagagagagaaatgataCTGGTGGCGATCGTGGCGGAGGTGCTGGAGGAGTATACGGCGTTGCTGGCCAGAGTGGTGGAGCAGGTGTTCCGTTCCGCCCCTGTCCCTCGACGGGTTCGTTTTCTGATCCTCCGAACGCTTCCCTTTGTTTCTTCTCGTCCTAGGACCATTCTGCCCCCTCCTACCCCTTCCTATTAGGATTTCTCCATCttttgtatatttcttttttatgttctcATTAACAGTGGATACATAGATCATCTGTTTCGTTTAACCTCTCACTCTTGCCTCTTTGCCTTCCCTGCATCACTCTAGAAACTTCTTTCACctctttattatattattatgttaagCTCTAAATGAAATGAGacctactatatttttttattctcgtCGCGCTATAAATAATAACTGCTATCAAAAAATTgtgtttaaatatatataattactctaatgaaattataattattcttttCGGTTATTAATATTATGAATAATACATATAATTCAATAACAATGAATACGCTGGGGATTCACATTGTGCGGGTCCAAAATCTTCTATTTCTATAGTTTATTGTTTGTTGGGGTACATTCTTTGGGCCAATCCTCGAAACTCGAAAGTACTAGATTGATAATGATTATTTGTAGGCTTGTTAGCTAAACCAAATATCTTAAGTTACTAggattgataaaataatttaattttccttGTCGCGTTATTAttggaaaataattataaacaatatACAGTATATTAGGactggattttttattttatttttttaagagctGTAGGATTGGATAATAGTAAGAATAGCTATAGTCATGGGCGGTTTCAAGGCCCGGCTACCCTGGGCAATTGCCCGGCCCAAAGACATAGACaggaattttattatttttatacaaaatgatattttttacaataaaaaatataaaaaagggggaCATACTTAGTAAGTTGAGAAGTGAATtgtaaaagtgaaaaattatttgagttgtaagttgtaacaaCATATTTTGAGCTATTATTCTGAAGACCGAGGATTGAACTTGTGGTATACGGGCTCTTAATGGGCTGTATTAACGTAACTGCAATACTAGCACATACAAGTCGTTCTTCACGTTTTTCAGAGCTAAGATGCTCAAAAAGATAAGCTCAAATAGTTCCAATgccttcttattttatttcttattcttttttttattttccttgctCATGGAAATGTTGtctcaaatcattttttttaatccactaAGATAAGTCTAGTAGTGAAGGGTTGAAATAGATGCATAGGAATTTAAGTTTGTTCTTCATTGCTATTATGCATTGTTTTTTATAGTTGtattcatgaaaggataattgTAAAGATTTACTTactttttatatcaaaaaaatCGATTCCATCTTgtttcctttctatttttttttcttttttcctcatCATCTcacttattagttattatattttcttgaaattgtttaaaattttgtgaaatgAAATAACCTGACTAATTGTTTAGTAATTTGcttcctattttattttctcaaataatggaataaaaacttaaaatttttctccacttttatcaaagaatattctaataataattataattttatctattGCATGACATTCTATTTGGCAGGTCACTGGATATCCTAATGTGGCCTCAGTCATCAAATTATGGCATTACAGTGTACAGATAAATGGCAACTCttggttcaaacttcaaacagTATTGTgtgataatattatttgttatccaaacaaaagTTATGTTACTACAAAACTCCCGTTTCCGTAAATTCACGttgattcaaaattaattttacaaatatatatatatatatatatatatatatatatatatatatatatatatatatatatccaaacgCACACTAATAAGATGCTTGTGTTCAATATGACATTATCCTCACATGGATTTAGTAAAATGTAGAAATATACTCTGCCAATTGGGTCTCTGCTCTGGTTACTTTTTGGCTTGTCTGTCTCTCTGTTTCAAACAGGGATATTGCGGACTTAGGTCACGCACGCCTTATGTTCTTTTGACTGGAAATGATTCCTAATTTCCTTGGCACTTTTGACATGTTAACAGAAATTGCGTGCCTTCACCACTTATccatattttatgaatttgctatctttaaatttttgtccagactttataatttttctggCTCCGCCACTGGCTATAGTATTATGATCATGCCAttgtcatccatatccatgaaAAAAGCTTCATTTTAAAGCCATGCTCAATATTTATCTGTAGGAGCTCCATCCATTTTTCTGATAACATTATTAATATCGCATATCCcgtaaaagagaaaacaaaatcaaaagtcgACGTCATAACAGTGCAGTGGTGATGTGTTGTGGACGCTTTGGTTGGATACTGGATTTGCAGTTTTGCACttcatttaaaggaaaaaatgaggtcacaattattgatttttaaaaattaataactagtgtttttataatttttttatatatgtgattataatttattataagtaGGGGGAAACAGGCCATTCCTGTCTAACtgatttttcatatttctttaaaattaaaagaaagataataaaaaatattaagtgatTTGTGAAGgtaattgtaaaaataatcattgagctaaaatattttatttcctttatataattatagattttaactttaattattgAAGTTGTttgttattcatttatttagtttttatcataattttaagtattttttatggtttgaaaTCTATTTTATTAGTATACTTAACACATTATTTACTCCTTATACTTAACATACTTTTTAGGCTTCTACTTTATTGgatctaatattttaaaaacaagaaaaagaataaaggatTTCTCTCAAGTCAATCAAGTCAAACACTCCTGTACCTTGGCGTCATCTTTACCCACAAGAAACACCTCATGAGTAGGTATGGTAAAAGAAATTTGAAAGGATTGGCCGTATTGCCATCCGTATAACCATATTCACAGTTCATCTAACATCTGTACCCAAAAATCAACATCcctccatattttttttaattactcattttatttttataattggaagatttttatatatttagttcctataattttgaaagtgaaatttttattcttttagtttatattttaattctcttttaattcttataatttaaaagtatttttttagtccttataatttgtattttaattctcttttagtctttatagtttaaaaataatatttttagtccctacaatttatattttgattaccttttaatccttattacaaaaaatatataaaaataatttgctacaaattagttataaattatcaactatttttttattacaaattatttactattatttttgtagttaattataattgataatattattcatattttgatggtaataattaaaagaaaattaaaatatagaatataaaaactaaataaattattttcaaattataagaactaaaaagatattaaaatacaaataataaagattaaacaaattactttcaaactatatgTACTAAAAGAATCACTCATATATATACACTTCttcaacatatatattattCCCCTTCAACCACCATTACATTATCTAAGATCATCTTTAATAATTGATCTTATTTTGAaatcttgaaatattttttaatcaattcta of the Glycine max cultivar Williams 82 chromosome 13, Glycine_max_v4.0, whole genome shotgun sequence genome contains:
- the LOC100804197 gene encoding uncharacterized protein — translated: MILVAIVAEVLEEYTALLARVVEQVFRSAPVPRRVRFLILRTLPFVSSRPRTILPPPTPSY